A genomic segment from Alteribacillus bidgolensis encodes:
- a CDS encoding alpha/beta hydrolase, whose amino-acid sequence MMKNWMCERARGTLMIIHGAGEHHGRYDWVIQYLNKQRFHVISGDLPGHGRTRGKRGHIDHFDQYIDAVYGWYKEAASYELPVFLFGHSLGGLIVIRTLMEKYMPVKGVILSSPCLGLYEYPNKFADVATKMFHRITPTLTAKSGLRAARITRDPDVRAAYEKDELITSVVTARWYQETIKAMKVSMLEAERFPNVPLLLMQAGEDYIVDKHASHRWFNRLEISDRAMKEWKGLYHELLNEPEREEIFRFMMNFIHQRL is encoded by the coding sequence ATGATGAAAAATTGGATGTGTGAGCGTGCGCGCGGGACATTAATGATCATTCATGGGGCCGGAGAACATCACGGCCGTTATGACTGGGTTATTCAGTACCTCAACAAACAAAGGTTTCATGTTATTAGCGGTGACTTACCAGGACATGGAAGAACGAGAGGAAAACGAGGACACATCGATCACTTTGATCAATACATAGATGCTGTTTATGGCTGGTATAAAGAAGCAGCGTCTTATGAACTGCCTGTATTTCTTTTCGGCCATAGTTTGGGAGGACTTATCGTTATAAGAACGTTAATGGAGAAATATATGCCGGTTAAAGGGGTTATCTTATCCTCACCTTGTCTAGGCTTATACGAATACCCCAATAAATTTGCAGATGTCGCCACTAAAATGTTTCATAGAATTACGCCAACATTAACAGCTAAATCAGGTCTTCGAGCAGCACGAATCACCCGCGATCCGGATGTACGTGCGGCATATGAAAAAGACGAATTAATTACCTCTGTCGTTACAGCCAGATGGTACCAAGAAACCATTAAAGCTATGAAAGTAAGTATGCTTGAAGCAGAACGATTTCCAAATGTTCCGCTGCTTCTTATGCAGGCAGGAGAAGACTATATTGTTGATAAGCATGCATCACACCGATGGTTTAATAGGCTCGAAATATCGGATCGGGCGATGAAAGAATGGAAAGGTCTTTATCATGAGCTCCTTAATGAACCGGAACGAGAAGAAATTTTTCGTTTTATGATGAATTTCATACACCAACGACTATAG
- a CDS encoding gamma carbonic anhydrase family protein: protein MIYSYKGKSPIIADSAYIADYVTITGDVSIGEDSSVWFNSVIRGDVAPTVIGNRVNIQDNSVLHQSPKNPLILEDDVTVGHMVLLHSAIIRKNALIGMGTHILDGAEIGEEAFIGAGSLVPPGKTIPPRTLALGRPAKVVRELNEEDFQEMQRVRNSYVEKGKYYQENSSIGKP, encoded by the coding sequence ATGATTTATTCATATAAAGGAAAATCGCCAATCATCGCTGACTCCGCATACATCGCAGATTATGTCACAATTACTGGCGATGTGTCCATTGGAGAGGACTCCAGTGTATGGTTTAATTCAGTTATTCGAGGAGATGTCGCACCAACTGTAATAGGAAATCGAGTAAATATACAAGATAACTCTGTTCTTCATCAAAGTCCGAAAAACCCGCTTATACTTGAAGATGACGTCACCGTTGGCCATATGGTTCTTTTACATAGCGCTATTATTAGAAAAAACGCTCTAATCGGGATGGGGACTCACATTCTTGACGGCGCTGAAATAGGAGAAGAAGCATTCATTGGAGCCGGCAGCCTCGTGCCTCCTGGAAAAACAATTCCTCCAAGAACCCTGGCCCTCGGACGCCCCGCAAAAGTCGTCCGCGAACTTAACGAAGAAGACTTCCAAGAAATGCAAAGAGTCCGAAACTCTTACGTAGAAAAGGGAAAATACTATCAAGAAAACTCGTCGATTGGCAAGCCGTAG
- a CDS encoding helix-turn-helix domain-containing protein, giving the protein MKNMDFSRVGKKIQELRRYHSMTQSDLAKGICTQAQVSKIENGTIIPYSNTLFQISERLGADMYYFFEEARSDRPDYVEEVFEHLKELRFNHQYEEIRSILQHEKNNPLFQHSYYKQYMLWHKSICLYHLDRNTEEAVQVINEALSVDDNPSFTERKGEMMNTLAVFYDLEKDYEKASEICKKALSHFHSLKRIKNISVELRLIYTLTKSLTNQEHFDSSVFWCEKGIKRCIDTNNMYVFGELLYQKGRNLIFLGKQDEGTKSWSKALAVFEITSQKHLADIVRKELQQINAKGTFEDLIYE; this is encoded by the coding sequence ATGAAAAATATGGATTTCTCCAGAGTTGGGAAAAAAATTCAGGAATTAAGAAGATATCATAGTATGACACAATCTGACCTTGCTAAAGGGATATGTACACAGGCTCAAGTCAGCAAGATTGAAAATGGAACGATCATACCTTACTCTAATACCCTTTTTCAAATTTCCGAGCGTCTTGGAGCAGACATGTATTATTTTTTTGAGGAAGCACGATCGGACAGGCCTGATTATGTAGAAGAAGTGTTTGAGCATTTGAAAGAATTAAGGTTCAATCATCAGTACGAAGAAATTCGTTCTATTCTTCAGCATGAAAAAAACAACCCCCTTTTCCAGCACAGTTACTACAAACAATATATGTTATGGCATAAAAGCATCTGCCTCTACCACCTAGATCGGAATACAGAGGAAGCCGTTCAAGTAATTAATGAAGCTTTGTCTGTTGATGATAATCCCTCTTTTACCGAACGTAAAGGGGAAATGATGAATACATTGGCTGTTTTTTATGACTTGGAAAAAGACTATGAAAAAGCTTCCGAAATATGTAAAAAAGCACTTTCTCATTTTCATTCATTAAAAAGAATAAAAAATATTTCTGTTGAACTCCGCTTAATTTACACATTGACAAAATCTTTGACAAATCAAGAGCACTTTGACAGTTCCGTTTTTTGGTGCGAAAAAGGGATAAAACGATGCATTGATACGAATAACATGTATGTATTTGGAGAATTGCTTTATCAAAAAGGGAGAAACTTAATTTTTCTTGGTAAACAAGACGAGGGCACCAAAAGCTGGAGCAAAGCGCTCGCCGTATTTGAAATTACCTCTCAAAAACACCTTGCTGACATCGTTAGAAAGGAATTACAGCAAATCAATGCCAAAGGAACGTTTGAAGATTTAATTTATGAATGA
- the metK gene encoding methionine adenosyltransferase: MATAGRRLFTSESVTEGHPDKICDQISDAILDEIIEKDPNARVACETTVNTGLVLVAGEITTSTYVDIPRIARDTLKNIGYTRAKYGFDYETCAVLTSIDEQSADIAQGVDQALEAREGQMTEEEIEAIGAGDQGLMFGYADNETEELMPLPISLSHKLSRRLTEVRKKEIVPYLRPDGKTQVTVEYGEDGTPLRVETIVISTQHHADVTLEQIDRDLKEHVIEPVVPEKLLDNETKYFINPTGRFVIGGPQGDAGLTGRKIIVDTYGGYARHGGGAFSGKDPTKVDRSASYAARYVAKNIVAAGLAEKCEVQLAYAIGVAEPVSISIETFKTGKVSEDVLAELVRENFDLRPAGIIKMLDLRRPIYKKTAAYGHFGRTDIELPWESTDKAGALKQRAAEAK; the protein is encoded by the coding sequence GTGGCAACTGCAGGACGGAGATTATTTACCTCAGAGTCAGTTACAGAAGGGCATCCTGATAAAATTTGCGACCAAATATCAGATGCTATTTTAGATGAAATTATAGAAAAGGATCCTAACGCTCGTGTGGCTTGCGAAACCACAGTCAACACAGGGTTGGTGCTGGTAGCTGGGGAAATTACCACCTCTACTTATGTCGACATCCCAAGGATTGCAAGAGATACATTGAAAAATATAGGTTATACTCGTGCAAAATATGGTTTCGACTATGAAACATGCGCCGTATTGACTTCCATTGATGAACAATCTGCTGACATTGCCCAAGGTGTAGATCAGGCTCTTGAAGCCAGAGAAGGGCAGATGACGGAGGAAGAGATTGAAGCAATTGGGGCAGGCGACCAAGGTTTAATGTTTGGTTATGCCGATAATGAAACAGAAGAGTTAATGCCTCTACCTATTTCATTGTCTCATAAACTATCTAGAAGACTTACAGAAGTACGTAAAAAAGAGATCGTTCCTTACTTGCGCCCGGATGGAAAAACGCAAGTGACAGTGGAATATGGGGAAGATGGAACGCCTTTACGGGTCGAAACGATTGTGATCTCAACACAGCATCATGCAGATGTAACGTTAGAACAAATCGACCGTGATTTGAAAGAACATGTGATTGAACCGGTTGTACCGGAAAAGCTACTCGATAATGAAACGAAGTATTTTATTAATCCGACTGGCCGTTTTGTTATTGGCGGTCCACAGGGAGATGCAGGTTTAACTGGACGGAAAATTATTGTTGATACGTATGGCGGGTACGCTCGTCATGGCGGAGGCGCTTTTTCCGGTAAAGATCCTACAAAAGTAGACCGCTCCGCATCTTATGCAGCTCGTTATGTAGCGAAGAATATTGTGGCAGCTGGTCTGGCGGAAAAATGTGAAGTACAGCTGGCCTATGCGATAGGAGTTGCTGAACCAGTATCAATCTCGATTGAAACGTTTAAAACAGGAAAAGTCAGTGAAGATGTACTCGCGGAATTAGTACGGGAAAACTTTGATTTGCGTCCGGCAGGCATTATTAAAATGCTCGATCTACGCCGGCCGATATATAAAAAGACAGCTGCTTATGGTCATTTCGGCCGCACAGATATTGAACTTCCTTGGGAATCTACGGACAAAGCGGGAGCATTAAAACAAAGGGCAGCTGAAGCAAAATAA
- a CDS encoding thiol-disulfide oxidoreductase DCC family protein, with product MTITNTNKSFVVFYDGTCTLCQKTKQEIEKWDKHKLLTWRSIEDPSIFEEYSFLKEDRMKQEMHLLEEDTYLYTGFAAVKRIFQLFPAGKRFAFLFYLPGADRAGKVIYKQIAKRRHQLLGGDCASGACKIQR from the coding sequence GTGACAATCACAAACACAAACAAGTCTTTTGTTGTTTTTTATGATGGAACATGCACTTTGTGCCAAAAAACGAAACAAGAGATAGAAAAATGGGATAAACATAAATTGTTAACCTGGCGTTCCATAGAGGATCCTTCTATATTTGAGGAATATTCGTTTTTAAAGGAAGATAGAATGAAGCAGGAGATGCACCTTCTTGAAGAAGATACCTATTTATACACAGGATTTGCAGCGGTAAAACGAATCTTTCAGCTGTTTCCTGCGGGAAAGAGATTCGCTTTTCTCTTCTATTTGCCTGGTGCAGACCGAGCAGGCAAGGTTATTTATAAACAAATAGCAAAGCGCCGCCACCAGCTGTTAGGAGGGGATTGTGCTTCAGGAGCTTGTAAAATACAAAGGTAA
- the pckA gene encoding phosphoenolpyruvate carboxykinase (ATP) → MTTINFSNELNELLHGGNVLNDLPVSRLIEKSLQRNEGVLTSSGALSVETGKYTGRSPKDKYIVDEQSVTNLIDWGPVNQPISKEIFSSLYKKVIEHLKKNNELFVTRGFAGADPAYSLPIQVINEYAWHNIFARQLFIRPEQEELETHDADFTVIAAPNFKADPAEDGTKSETFIIVSFEERVVLIGGTEYAGEMKKSIFSVMNFLLPERDVLPMHCSANVGTEGDTALFFGLSGTGKTTLSADPNRNLIGDDEHGWSNNGVFNIEGGCYAKCVNLSQKKEPQIWNAIRFGSVLENVYVNETTGHPDYDNTDLTENTRAAYPIENIPNTVKPSMAGHPSAIIFLTADAFGVLPPISKLTKEQAMYHFLSGYTSKLAGTERGITQPEATFSTCFGSPFLPLEASRYAEMLGEKILQHDVNVFLVNTGWSGGPYGIGKRMNLPYTRAMIQAALLGELDGVETTEDPIFGVHIPLHCPGVPDEVLQPKQTWEDKEAYQQKAKELAAKFQQNFQKFKEAPEHIKKAGPRILTPETAE, encoded by the coding sequence ATGACGACGATTAATTTTTCAAACGAGTTAAACGAGCTTCTTCATGGAGGAAATGTTCTTAACGATTTACCAGTATCTAGATTAATTGAAAAGTCCCTGCAGCGTAATGAGGGTGTATTGACTTCTAGCGGGGCTTTAAGCGTAGAAACTGGAAAATATACGGGGCGGTCTCCTAAAGATAAATATATAGTTGACGAACAATCTGTTACGAATTTAATTGATTGGGGTCCTGTAAATCAGCCGATTAGTAAAGAAATTTTTTCCTCCCTTTATAAAAAAGTAATCGAGCATCTTAAAAAGAACAATGAATTGTTTGTAACCCGCGGATTTGCCGGAGCAGATCCAGCGTACAGTCTGCCCATACAAGTTATTAATGAGTATGCTTGGCATAATATTTTCGCAAGACAATTATTCATCCGGCCTGAACAAGAAGAATTAGAAACTCATGATGCTGACTTTACAGTCATTGCTGCTCCAAATTTTAAAGCAGACCCTGCTGAAGACGGAACAAAATCAGAAACGTTTATCATTGTTTCTTTTGAAGAACGAGTCGTTTTGATTGGCGGTACGGAATACGCAGGAGAGATGAAAAAGTCTATTTTTTCAGTAATGAATTTTCTGCTTCCTGAACGGGATGTTCTCCCTATGCACTGCTCAGCAAACGTAGGTACAGAAGGTGATACAGCCCTCTTTTTCGGATTGTCCGGTACAGGGAAAACCACTTTGTCTGCAGATCCTAATCGTAATCTAATTGGTGATGATGAACACGGCTGGTCTAATAACGGGGTATTTAATATTGAAGGCGGCTGCTATGCAAAGTGTGTAAACTTATCTCAGAAAAAAGAACCCCAAATTTGGAACGCTATCCGGTTTGGATCTGTTTTAGAAAATGTATATGTTAATGAAACGACTGGTCATCCAGATTATGACAACACCGACTTAACAGAAAATACAAGAGCGGCTTATCCAATAGAAAACATTCCGAATACGGTGAAGCCTAGCATGGCCGGTCATCCGTCTGCTATCATCTTTTTAACAGCGGATGCATTTGGAGTACTTCCTCCTATCAGCAAATTAACAAAAGAACAAGCAATGTACCATTTTTTAAGCGGATACACAAGTAAACTAGCTGGTACAGAGAGAGGCATCACTCAGCCTGAAGCTACGTTCTCTACTTGCTTTGGTTCTCCGTTTCTGCCGCTTGAAGCATCCCGGTACGCAGAAATGCTTGGAGAGAAGATTCTTCAACATGATGTGAATGTATTTCTCGTTAATACAGGCTGGTCAGGCGGCCCTTACGGAATTGGTAAACGAATGAATCTGCCGTATACTAGAGCAATGATTCAAGCTGCACTGCTTGGAGAGTTAGACGGAGTGGAAACAACAGAGGATCCTATTTTTGGTGTTCATATTCCTCTACACTGCCCAGGAGTTCCAGACGAAGTACTTCAGCCAAAACAAACATGGGAAGATAAAGAGGCTTACCAGCAAAAAGCGAAAGAGTTAGCAGCTAAATTCCAACAAAACTTTCAAAAATTTAAGGAAGCACCAGAGCATATCAAAAAAGCCGGCCCTCGAATTCTTACACCAGAAACCGCTGAATGA
- a CDS encoding alpha/beta hydrolase family protein, producing the protein MEIKKQSQINNISLFEVTYKSGNYFVKGCLGIPDKDRTYPGILYLRGGLKQVGMVKKEWVAELAQHGYVVLAPYYRGNEGGEGKEDFCGHDREDAFNGFDELAKLKETKGEPLHIIGFSRGAVMALFTGMVRKASSIVCWSGVSDMTLTYNERPDLRRMLKRVTGGDPVTHPREYERRTPLTQIHHIKAPVFIIHGKEDKHVSVKHARLLETYLKGSKKPVEKHIYPGMPHHFSSSARQHAISEMIQWIKRHNNA; encoded by the coding sequence ATGGAAATAAAGAAACAGAGTCAAATCAACAATATCAGTCTTTTTGAAGTAACGTATAAAAGTGGAAATTATTTCGTAAAAGGGTGTTTGGGAATTCCGGACAAAGACCGAACTTATCCAGGGATCTTATACTTGCGGGGAGGATTAAAGCAAGTAGGAATGGTGAAAAAAGAGTGGGTGGCCGAATTAGCGCAACATGGATATGTCGTTTTGGCTCCTTATTACCGCGGAAATGAAGGAGGAGAAGGGAAAGAAGATTTTTGCGGTCATGATCGTGAAGATGCATTTAACGGTTTCGACGAACTTGCAAAGCTAAAGGAAACAAAAGGAGAGCCGCTGCATATAATTGGTTTTTCACGAGGAGCCGTCATGGCGTTGTTTACAGGTATGGTTAGAAAGGCATCGTCTATCGTCTGCTGGAGCGGAGTTTCGGATATGACTTTAACGTATAACGAAAGACCAGATTTAAGAAGAATGTTAAAACGAGTTACAGGAGGAGATCCGGTAACACATCCGCGTGAATATGAGCGGCGTACTCCCTTAACCCAGATTCACCACATAAAAGCCCCTGTCTTTATTATTCATGGAAAAGAAGACAAGCACGTCTCTGTTAAACATGCCCGCCTTTTGGAGACTTATTTGAAAGGCTCAAAAAAACCCGTAGAAAAGCATATTTATCCTGGCATGCCCCACCATTTCAGTTCATCAGCCAGGCAGCATGCTATCTCTGAAATGATACAATGGATAAAGAGACATAATAACGCATAA
- a CDS encoding ABC transporter substrate-binding protein codes for MKVLSALLCFFIFIGPLTACSFQQEDSETIRLAEVTRSIFYAPLYVAMEEGFFEEENLNIELTTTWGGDKTMTSLLSDGSDVALVGAETSIYVNSQEPAEPIINFAMLTQSDGTFLMARNETAETFDWENLKGSTFLGQRKGGMPQMAGEFVLKKNNIDPHRDLDLIQNIDFANIANAYASGTGDYVQLFEPQATMFEQKGLGHIVASFGEESGAVPYTVFMAKEGYLEEKGDTLESFTRAIYKAQQWIYESSPEEIAAALTPYFDDTSEEIIADSAVRYRDQESYATSPVLTEEAWDNLQDIMEEAGELPERSDYEKFVDNQWAEKVMNE; via the coding sequence ATGAAAGTGCTATCCGCGCTGTTGTGTTTCTTTATATTTATAGGACCATTAACGGCTTGCAGTTTTCAACAGGAGGATTCAGAAACAATTCGTCTTGCTGAAGTAACTCGCTCTATTTTCTACGCTCCGTTATACGTTGCCATGGAAGAAGGCTTTTTTGAAGAAGAAAACCTTAACATAGAGCTTACCACTACTTGGGGAGGGGACAAAACGATGACTTCTTTGTTATCTGATGGCAGTGATGTCGCCCTCGTAGGGGCCGAGACATCGATATACGTAAATTCGCAAGAGCCAGCTGAACCTATTATTAATTTTGCCATGCTCACACAAAGTGATGGAACCTTTTTAATGGCAAGAAACGAAACCGCTGAAACGTTTGATTGGGAAAATTTAAAAGGCAGCACATTTCTCGGGCAGCGTAAAGGCGGGATGCCTCAAATGGCAGGAGAATTCGTTTTAAAAAAGAATAACATTGACCCGCACCGTGACCTGGACCTTATTCAAAATATAGATTTCGCCAACATTGCTAACGCATATGCATCTGGAACTGGAGATTATGTACAATTGTTCGAACCACAAGCAACCATGTTTGAACAAAAAGGACTCGGCCACATTGTTGCTTCTTTCGGTGAAGAATCTGGTGCCGTTCCTTATACCGTATTTATGGCAAAGGAAGGGTATTTAGAGGAAAAAGGGGATACGCTAGAGAGCTTCACGCGTGCAATATATAAAGCACAGCAGTGGATTTATGAGTCTTCTCCAGAAGAAATAGCAGCCGCATTAACACCTTATTTTGATGACACATCAGAAGAAATTATTGCTGATTCAGCTGTTCGTTACCGCGACCAAGAATCTTATGCAACATCCCCTGTCTTAACAGAAGAAGCTTGGGATAACCTTCAAGATATCATGGAAGAGGCAGGTGAACTGCCTGAACGCTCTGATTATGAGAAGTTTGTTGATAACCAATGGGCTGAAAAAGTAATGAATGAGTAA
- a CDS encoding ABC transporter ATP-binding protein, which yields MLSLTDVDKVYLTEHEAVQAVSSINLTVVNGEFVSFIGPSGCGKTTVLSMIAGLFKPTSGKILMDNKEITGPTEKTGYMLQEDYLFPWLTIQKNIELGLIITNLYNEQTKKDAMTLLSDLGLADKANAFPSELSGGMRQRAALVRMLAPKPSLLLLDEPFSALDYQTKLKLEDLVFSTLKQQNKTAILVTHDLSEAIAMSDRIFLFSSRPGTIYRVFDVPAEFKDKLPLEVRNDPNFHLFFQTVWKELES from the coding sequence GTGCTTTCTTTAACAGATGTTGATAAAGTTTATCTAACAGAACATGAAGCTGTGCAAGCTGTTTCATCTATTAATCTTACAGTAGTAAATGGTGAATTTGTTTCTTTCATTGGACCAAGCGGCTGTGGAAAAACGACAGTACTTTCGATGATTGCCGGATTGTTTAAACCTACATCCGGCAAGATTTTAATGGATAATAAAGAAATCACTGGCCCTACAGAAAAAACTGGTTATATGCTCCAGGAAGACTATTTATTCCCATGGCTGACGATACAAAAAAACATTGAACTCGGACTTATTATTACTAATTTATATAATGAGCAGACAAAAAAAGATGCAATGACCCTTTTAAGCGATTTGGGGCTGGCTGATAAAGCCAATGCTTTTCCATCGGAACTTTCTGGGGGAATGAGACAACGTGCAGCACTTGTACGCATGCTCGCACCTAAACCCTCTCTGCTTTTATTAGACGAACCCTTTTCTGCTCTAGATTATCAAACCAAACTAAAGCTCGAAGATTTAGTTTTTTCCACCTTAAAACAACAAAATAAAACAGCCATTTTAGTCACACATGACCTTAGTGAAGCAATAGCGATGTCCGATCGGATTTTTCTGTTTAGCAGCCGGCCTGGTACAATTTATCGCGTCTTCGATGTTCCTGCTGAATTTAAAGATAAGCTGCCATTAGAAGTCAGAAACGATCCGAATTTTCATCTATTCTTCCAAACAGTATGGAAGGAGCTTGAGAGTTGA
- a CDS encoding ABC transporter permease, with product MKTKIQTLHSQYLQEKRKNKRRVISCQLIVLGLLFLSWEFFSRIQWLDPLIFSMPSKVWNLMAAKIADGTLFTHASVTLSETIIGFILGTAGGTLIAAVLWWSPFLSKVLDPYLVVLNSMPKVALGPIIIVAFGPGMTSIIAMGALLSIVITTLVVYNAFRQVDENYKKVLLTFGASKRQLFHYAILPACYPTIISTLKVNVGLAWVGVIVGEFLVAKQGLGYLIIYGFQVFQFQQVMMSLIVIAILATVMYKMIESLETILMKRISKY from the coding sequence TTGAAAACCAAAATTCAAACACTTCATAGCCAGTACCTGCAAGAAAAAAGGAAAAACAAACGGCGGGTAATCAGCTGCCAGTTGATTGTCTTGGGACTGCTCTTTCTCAGCTGGGAATTTTTCAGCAGAATCCAATGGCTGGACCCACTTATTTTCAGTATGCCTTCGAAGGTTTGGAATTTAATGGCTGCTAAAATAGCTGACGGTACGTTGTTTACTCATGCTTCGGTTACGCTTTCTGAAACGATTATAGGCTTTATATTAGGTACAGCCGGAGGTACATTGATTGCAGCTGTTCTTTGGTGGTCCCCTTTTCTGTCTAAGGTTTTAGATCCTTACCTGGTTGTATTAAATTCCATGCCAAAAGTAGCTCTTGGTCCCATTATCATAGTTGCTTTTGGACCTGGGATGACTTCTATTATTGCAATGGGGGCACTGCTATCTATCGTTATCACTACACTTGTTGTGTACAATGCATTTCGTCAGGTAGACGAAAATTATAAAAAGGTGCTGCTTACATTTGGCGCTAGCAAAAGACAGCTCTTTCATTATGCTATTTTACCTGCTTGTTATCCAACTATCATATCCACTTTAAAAGTAAACGTAGGGCTTGCGTGGGTAGGAGTTATTGTAGGAGAATTTCTCGTGGCAAAACAGGGGCTTGGATATTTGATCATTTACGGATTTCAAGTCTTTCAATTTCAGCAAGTCATGATGAGTTTAATTGTTATTGCCATTTTAGCAACAGTGATGTATAAAATGATTGAATCGTTGGAAACGATTCTTATGAAACGAATCAGTAAATATTAA
- the ytkD gene encoding RNA deprotection pyrophosphohydrolase: protein MKKFTFLDYYHNEVQLAFEKDPFSETPGHVWVVCRYQNQWLLTLHPRRGIEFPGGKVEPGEMADRAAIREVWEETGGKVARLYQVGQYKVHGKAETVIKNIYYAEIKEIKKKANYMETKGPVVLQTLPKDFKSNTDYSFIMKDEVLPRTMMYLEEEGFVTNS, encoded by the coding sequence ATGAAGAAATTTACCTTTCTCGATTATTACCATAATGAAGTTCAACTTGCTTTTGAAAAAGATCCTTTTTCTGAAACGCCAGGACATGTTTGGGTGGTATGCCGCTATCAGAATCAATGGCTTCTTACGCTTCACCCGCGCCGTGGTATAGAATTTCCGGGCGGGAAAGTAGAACCCGGAGAAATGGCAGATAGAGCAGCTATAAGAGAGGTTTGGGAAGAGACAGGAGGGAAGGTTGCGCGGTTGTATCAAGTCGGTCAATATAAGGTGCACGGAAAAGCAGAAACTGTGATAAAAAATATATATTATGCCGAAATAAAAGAAATCAAAAAAAAAGCGAATTATATGGAAACAAAAGGACCTGTTGTTTTGCAAACCTTACCAAAAGATTTTAAAAGCAATACAGATTATAGCTTTATTATGAAAGACGAAGTACTGCCGCGTACGATGATGTACTTGGAGGAAGAAGGTTTTGTCACAAACAGTTAA
- a CDS encoding YwpF family protein, translated as MKTFQLVSLQVLLFENEKVVHRPVPVQEGLIINREESQSTWLIEAVIPTDQKKFLEQIRNKTLVFEVVITESNNDPALMTGEIRDFIELSDTYSLMIDAKMAAGKDDVSNLILDGLIQDDYSGDELLNEFIYRKGDQVAWSKKLAENIYKDMK; from the coding sequence ATGAAGACATTCCAATTAGTATCGCTGCAAGTACTGCTTTTTGAAAACGAAAAAGTAGTTCACCGACCTGTACCGGTACAAGAAGGGCTTATCATCAACCGTGAAGAAAGCCAAAGTACCTGGTTAATAGAAGCAGTCATTCCGACTGATCAAAAAAAATTTCTCGAGCAAATAAGGAATAAAACACTAGTTTTTGAAGTAGTAATAACAGAATCCAATAATGATCCGGCACTTATGACCGGGGAAATACGCGATTTTATAGAATTGAGTGACACATATAGTTTAATGATAGATGCTAAAATGGCTGCCGGCAAAGATGATGTCTCCAATTTGATATTAGACGGGCTTATACAAGATGATTATTCAGGCGATGAGCTCCTGAATGAGTTTATATATCGAAAAGGAGATCAAGTGGCATGGTCCAAAAAATTGGCAGAAAATATCTATAAAGACATGAAATAA